One genomic window of Deinococcus peraridilitoris DSM 19664 includes the following:
- a CDS encoding TetR/AcrR family transcriptional regulator encodes MNTNITTEPVGKRDRLIRAARRSYYQLGAAQSTLKVIAQEAGVPLGNVYYYFPTKDDLALAVVTDTESCLTAALQSFEVNPDPRERITAYLDACAGQAELAVQYGCPVVTLSLDLHKIGSPVAALAAECVRVYQGWLERQLQALPVEDPAVLAEELFAGIQGAYAVSSATRDPDTFARQLTRLRERVRNLPAPEPELVEG; translated from the coding sequence ATGAACACCAACATCACCACCGAACCTGTCGGGAAACGTGACCGGCTGATCCGCGCCGCCCGCCGCTCCTACTACCAGCTGGGCGCCGCACAAAGCACCCTCAAGGTCATCGCCCAGGAGGCCGGCGTTCCGCTCGGCAACGTGTACTATTACTTTCCCACCAAGGACGACCTGGCGCTCGCCGTTGTCACGGACACCGAAAGCTGCCTCACCGCGGCCTTACAGTCGTTTGAGGTGAATCCCGACCCACGAGAGCGGATCACGGCTTACCTGGACGCCTGCGCCGGGCAGGCCGAACTTGCCGTGCAGTACGGGTGCCCGGTGGTGACGCTGTCATTGGACCTGCACAAGATCGGCAGCCCGGTCGCGGCTTTGGCCGCTGAGTGCGTCCGCGTGTACCAGGGGTGGCTCGAGCGGCAACTCCAAGCCTTGCCAGTTGAGGATCCTGCCGTGCTGGCGGAGGAGCTGTTCGCGGGCATTCAAGGAGCCTACGCGGTGTCGAGCGCCACGCGTGACCCGGACACGTTCGCTCGGCAGTTGACGCGACTGCGCGAGCGTGTCCGCAACCTGCCTGCCCCTGAACCCGAACTCGTTGAAGGGTGA
- the msrB gene encoding peptide-methionine (R)-S-oxide reductase MsrB: MTNSTDNDTFLTGLPSTEAEWRERLSPEQFRVLRQAGTERAFTGEYVDTDEEGSYHCAACGNLLFDSSSKYHSGCGWPSFTEAVAPSAVELLEDRSHGMIRTEVRCARCHSHLGHVFDDGPRDRGGQRYCMNSVALNLEER, translated from the coding sequence ATGACGAACTCCACTGACAACGACACCTTCCTGACCGGTCTGCCCAGCACGGAAGCCGAATGGCGTGAACGGCTCAGCCCCGAGCAGTTCCGCGTGCTCCGCCAGGCGGGCACGGAACGCGCCTTCACCGGCGAGTACGTCGACACTGACGAGGAAGGCAGCTACCACTGCGCCGCCTGTGGAAATCTGCTGTTCGACAGCAGCAGCAAGTACCACTCGGGGTGCGGCTGGCCGAGCTTCACCGAAGCCGTCGCGCCGAGCGCCGTGGAACTCCTCGAGGACCGTTCGCACGGCATGATCCGCACGGAAGTGCGCTGCGCCCGCTGCCACTCGCACCTCGGGCACGTCTTCGATGACGGCCCACGTGACCGCGGAGGCCAGCGGTACTGCATGAACAGCGTCGCGCTGAATCTCGAAGAACGCTGA